The Vigna radiata var. radiata cultivar VC1973A chromosome 6, Vradiata_ver6, whole genome shotgun sequence DNA segment ATAGCTCCCCATTCTTGTACCTGCAAAGACATAAACGAAGTCGTTTCACGGTTCACAGACAATATTCGAAACTCGTAACCTTAAAACTAATGAATTGATTGAATCTCGAAATACCTTGGTGAGAAGAGAATATGTCTGGTCAGCTTAACGATTGGTTCAATGTCTCTCACAATATTCTCCTCTTTGTCCATCCATTCCGGTTCATCCACCTCGACGTCGGAACAGCGGGTGTGGATCCCGCCTGATGCGTTCTCGGTAGCTTCTTCTGGTGATAAGGTGGCACTGCACCACAGACGGTGGCCCTGAGGCGGCGCTACCTGGAAGCCTTGGAAGCTACAGAGGCGAAGGCGGTGAAGCAGAAAATGCCTAGCGGCCATTACTGTTGTGTGAGTGTTTGCGTGAGTCGAGCTCAAATTCAATGTTCCCTAGTTTTGGATTTTGGAGGGCTCGTGTCAATGTGCAATCAACTTGTATCTAtttaaagtttcaaattaatctCATAATTTCACATGATGTAGGGTCCAACAAGTAAGCCTCTTCCTTTTTCctaattttgttattaacaaAAGTAATTATGAGACCTATTTTATCCAATGCCctttcatcaattttttaacaaaaatgatATGTTAACACCGTTTCTTTGACATGGTTTTGACAACGCCACATGGCGTCTGTGCATTGgctaattttttaatgaaatgaaattggtTTTCTGAGTTAAGTGAGGGGCATAATGGAAAAGCCAAGAGAACGAATTTTCAGATTTGGCACCCTCTTTTCATTTTCACAGTTTCATATTTCATCACTCTCGTTCTCGTGCTCTGGTTCTCGTCCTCTCGTTCTCTCATCATCTCGTTCTCAGTTGTTAGGCGTTGTGGGTGGCTTGGGTATTATGGGTGTGTTGTGCATCCTTCGTGGGAATTGTTGAAGCCTGcccaccattttttttttcgtcatTGTTGGTGTGTTCTTATATTAGGGTTTTGGTTTCACAGACACGGAATTTAACAAAGTTTGGAAAAGGTTGGAAAGAATTTTGCGTCCAATATGATTTGAAGGAAGGAGACGTTGTTGTCTTTGAGGTTGACAAACGTTGCAATGATATCATAATAGAAGTTCACATTAATGGATGTAGCTGCAATATTAACTACCCAATATCGGTGAGAACCACAGTAGACATCCACAATTTATGTTCaagttatgttgtttttatatttcattaaaagtgTGTTTATGCTTTCTTCGAATGAATGAAGTTGGGTGAACTATTGAAAATTGTCTCTTGTCTCCATCATCAAGTAAAGAAACATTGTTATCCACTATAAGAGCCTAATAAcacttcataaaaaaaagaattaatacaTTGGTCCTCTGTGAACAAAATAAGGGCTCCCTTTGTTGAACTTTGTGTCCACATCACAAAAACaactcgcgtaatcgtttaccactctgttgtaaacgattaccacaacTTTTTCTGCATAACTTCTTCCAAGACATGATTTGGGGGCTTGCAATCAACATCATACCTTCCTTGCCTACCCAAACATGAAAAAGAACACTTAGAACACCTTCCAACCTCTAAATGACACCAAAAAACCTAAACCTCTTCATAGAAACAAGAATTAATACCTTGGTCCTCTCTGAACAAAATAAGGGCTCCCTCTgttgaactttgtgtccaaatcacCAAACCAGCTCGTGTAATGGTTTACCACAccgtggtaaacgattaccacagttttttctgcataatttctTCCAAGACATGATTTGGGGGCTTGCACTCAACATCATACCTTCCTTGCCTACCCAAACATGAACAAGCACACTTAGAACACCTCCAAACCACTAAATGACACCAAAACAACTCCACCTGTGGTCtactttgaaaaattaatacaatgGTCCGTTGTGAACAAAAATAAGGGCTCTCTCTGTTaaactttgtgtccaaatcacCAAACCAGCTTGCATAATCATTTACCACTCGGTCGTAAACGAttaccataactttttctacataACTTCTTCCAGGACATGATTTGCGGGCTTGCACTCAACATCATACCTTCCTTGCCTACCCAAACATGAACAAGCACACTTAGATCACTTTCAAACCACTAAATGACACCAAAACAACTCCACCTATGGTCtactttgaaaaattaataccaTGGTCCGCTGTGAACTAAATAAGGGCTCCTCCTgttgaactttgtgtccaaatcatCAAACcagctcgcgtaatcgtttaccactcTGTGGTAAATGATTAACACAACTTTTTCTGCATAACTTCTTCCAGGACATgatgataagtgtgaaaaacagttgtttttacatttataaattatctcaatcttgtaattatttatgtttttactcagtgaaaagttgtaataggaagtagattgttacataaattattgttcaggaaaNGATGTATAAATGGGAAGCTGTNANCCAATTCTCGCAGAGCGCAAGCAAATTAGAAGAGTCAGGAAAACAAAATTCGCAGAGCGCACCCATactgtgcgctgagcgaattattTCAGAAAAGAGGGCAGAAATTTAATATTCGCATANCGCACCAAATAATGTGNGCTTAGNGAATTGCTCcagaatacaaatttaaaattcgcAGAGCGCACCAGACTATGTGCGCTAAGCGAATGGCAGCAGTTGAAGAGCAACCAGAAAATGAAATTCGCACAACGAATCTGCctctgtgcgctgagcgaatggtgAAAGTTAATGAAAACTAACTGGTTCTTGAAGAGACGTGAGAGACAGGCAGAGGGGATCTCttgacacaaaaaaaaatagacaaacgCTCTGGAGAACTGGAGAAGACCATCAGGAGACCcttcaagacatcaagacttcactttctgcaaggaattgctgtaaagagtacgttttagatgtctaggagaggctagtttttctgtttattggaattggttgtatgacgatacattaatgtaaatttcctATGTAATATATGtctttgttcttgttcttttcttgacatgctttagattatacggaagtataattctttttaaaggttcttttgtactaggaagtatttttagaaccagaaacgtaagaaaagaaactaaaagtgaCTACGCTAGGAATAACTTTTATACTTTTGGTCATTCTAAACATctgattttaatgcaaaattatctgttgaattaattaaggaattaataattaatagataattttataacttgctttaaggaattaaatcaagatacgcTTTTGTGAAAGCTTGAACAGAGAACGTATTTTATCCAGGATGTTACTGTAATGTTGTCAAAGACCAATTCCTGGCACACCAACTGggtttcttttattgttttgtgtcttttaaaaggaagaattgtcatgtgttgcacaagtcctttgggagaacgatactttacttatccactgtattacttgtaacgatttggtatacttgccaaaaagttatcacaTGATTTGGGGGCTTGCACTCAACATCATACCTTTCTTGCCTACCCAAACATGAACAAGCACACTTAGAACACCTCCAAACCACTAAATGACACCAAAACAACTCCACCTCTGCTCtactttgaaaaattaataccTTGGTCCTCTGTGAACAAAATAAGGGCTCCCTCTgttgaactttgtgtccaaatcacGAAAAcagctcgcgtaatcgtttactaAACGATTACCACAACTTTTTCTGCATAACTTTTTCCAGGACATGAATTGGGGGCTTGCACGCAAGATCATACCTTCTTTGCCTACCCAAACATGAACAAGCACACTTAGAACACCTACCAAGCACTAAATGACACAAAAACAGGTCCACCTCttcataaaaacaataattaataccATGGTCCGCTATGAACAAAATAAGGGCTCCCTCTGTAGAACTTTGTGTCTGAATCACGAAAACAgctcgtgtaatcgtttaccacacTGTGGTAAATGATTACCACAGCTTTTTCTGCATAACTTTTTCTTAGGTCTTGGACTAAGTATTTATGTTCAAAATACACAATTCTTTTGTATGTAAAACAATCCTTCTTTCCTTCATCATTCAAGtaaattaatacaacatttcaATGCAAACTTTATTcattaacaattcaaacaaaaccaGATTTCCCATTTACaatatgaaaaacaattgactatgtaagtaataatatcataatgaagGCAAATTGCATTTTTTATCACATTGAACATAATACAAaccaaattacaaataatatgtTCATGTTACATATTCTTAAGAAAGTTATCCAAAGTTATACAAAGttcactcattttttattctaagcaATCCTACGTAAGGAGTCATAAGCGCTCTACTCTTGTAACGCCTTCGTGACCCCATCCTCACATATGTCTTCGTTGGAGGAGGATCGGTGGACATGCCTCCCGAAGAGATGCCTCCGGAGGAAATGGACGGTTCTTCATGTGGCACATTGTGTCCACCATCCTGTGGTCTTCTTCATCTATCTTTCTCAAATGTCACCTCTTCCTCCAACACAAGAACCCTCATTTTAAGTTCTGTAACAAGACTTTCTTGTTGGTGTAAACTTTGCATAAAACGCTCTCTACGTTTTCTCTTAAGTTGCTTCTTTGTTGACGCCttgtcatctttcattttttgtgtTGGTTCATCCTTCAAATCATTCTTATCCTTCATTGTTCAAACCACATATGTACTTGGTTGAAACAAAgtgacgaaccgtcaactgcgtacaaaattaaaaaccctaaatgaaaaacaatacaCAAAACCCAAAATCAAAATACGAAACCCTAAACTCCAAAACTCACACAAACGATAAATGTGCTTACCCTGGTCGAAGAACTCGCCATTTTGCAAAACCAACAAACCACGAACCAAAAGATGCAATGACAACGAGACCCACACCGCTTACGAAGGCCAACAGCCAACAACCAACGACAATGACGAAGGCGAAAACGAAGACAATAGAAGGACGAAAACGAAGGCAATAGAATGACGAAAGCGAACGCAAGTTCGAATGGAGAATTGGAAAGaaagatattttcaaattttatgaaacaggaaagaaaaagaatgttaaCTTCAGTTAAAAATTGACAAGGACTGGaaatcaaaaatttaaaagttctACCTCATTAATGACGtcacattttcaaattttcttttttaaaaatcacGTCCAATCTCGGGCTAACACCTAATGTTATTAAAAGAGTGTTAAACATATGATGTCAAAATATCGAGAtccattttttaattagtatCATAGGCAAGATCCTAGAATTTATCAACGTTCTAATTTGTAATTCACACATAAAAATTAACGCTATATTTCAGTTTAACATTTGTTATTATAGCacttaaaataagaatataattttcttaaaaaaatactttactAAAATGAAAAACCCCGAAGAAATATTTCCATTTATTAGTGTTTTGACAGCCTGGACCTCTTTTGGTCTTGTATCGATAgcaaaagagttaaaaaaatgtaaaataattttaaattgtttttataaatataaatctcaaaataaatgattataaaaattaaagaatattgtatatataatagGGAAGAACTTCATGTcgataaatttaagtttaaaccatttagttgtcttTATTTTCGgaaggttttcccattttgatcccgtCTTATTCGAattctcaatttagtccctataagtgctaatttcaatcaattaaacccctaccgttaaatttagttaatgagattaacttttttgcacagttAGGcagatgacctgttaatttctataaacgtggcatatttagagttgaaacgtgacATGATTTGAAtcccataagtgctaatttcaatcaatttcaactctacacatttacaaaaattaacaagTCATCCTTCTAACTGCgcaaaaaagttaaccccgttaactaaatttaacgacaggagcttaattgattgaaattaacgcttataaaaactaaattggagattctaataagacggagatcaaaatggaaaaacctCAGacaaatagggacaactaaatggtttaattcataaatttattagtgGTGAATAAAAACAAGGAAAGTAGTTTAAACTGAGACAAAGAATTATGACAGACAACATGAGAGAATAGAATAGAATATATGACTATAATGTTTTTGGTTTCACAGAAGACAAAAGTAAAATGAAGGAAGAGAATAATAGCTAGCGAGGAATGGTGAGAAAATCTGAGTTTGAATGCTTCAATAGAAGCTGATCTTGGCTCCTACTTTTCTTCAATGAATCACACGAACTATCACAGCTAAACGACCCTTCCATCACGTCGTTTCGGCTACACTGAATGCACTCAaacttccttttcttcaaaTTCCCTCGTTTACCCTCTTCACTCTTCCCTGACACAACCTCCATCATCACCTTGTAGCATTCTTTCACCTTCTCCTGCAACACAACACTTCCATATTTAGTTTAATACTAATTAATCCGACAAAGCTAGTAATAATCACTGCTCCTAATAtggttattatttaattcagataaaaaaatattgtagcTAGGTATTGTAGGGTCCACAATAAATGAGCTATGCAGGTGTCTTTGACTATCAGCCATGAAAAGCGTAAAACATTTTCATCTTCCATGATTTATAATCAGAAAACAACACATTGGTGTTTAAGACAACGCCAACAACCTTGTCGATTCCCAGAATACCCAAGAGCTGATCTTGGTATTCCTCTCCCAAACCAGGCTCCACAACGCTCACCACGCGCATCATCGTCGCAGTTGCCAACACAGAAGGAAGAAAACTCATAAATCTCGAGTCTGCAATATAAAAGATCAAACATCAATAACAACAAAGGTTGAGAATGTGAATCAGACAatgaaacaaaggaaaaaagtaTAAGATCTGGTTGGAAGTAAGTTAGTCAGTTACCTGCGAAGACAGAGAGAAGAACGGTTTCACACCTTCTGAGAAACTCCAAGCAGAGATGACCCTTTAAGCCGAGTTTCCTCGTGATGTAATCAAGGAACGAGAGAGGTGTTACCGGGTTCATCTTCCATCCGAGTGTTGAAAGGACCAAGATTTCCATTCTCTTAACCGTTTTCGCTTCAAAAAGGTACTTACTCTCCCCCACCTTCACGATCAAGACAAAAAAAGCATCAGAACCAAGTTAAAACCATCGATCAAAATCTAGTATTGAAGATCCGACATTGATCAGAAACACGAACAAAACAGTTGACACATAGATAAGATCAAGAGACATACTTGGAGGTCCACGAAAAGGGGCACGTGGGTCTCTTCAACTTTGGCTGCAAGAGAGAGGCACGCCACTGCAACGAGTTGCGTGAGCCACGGCTTGTCGTTCTGGAATCTGAGGGTGAAGAGGAACCTGTCGAGGTAGTTAACTGCGAGAAGTGCTGTGAGGGTAGAAAAGGAATGGTGAAGATTCAGTTTGAGAATCCAGTCCACAGCTTCTCCGCGAGAAGAAGCAAGAGAAGGGTTGTTTGGGAGAGAGATGGAAAGGTTGTTAAGGTTTTCTTTGGCGAGAAGAGAAGAGAGCTCCTGGGTGTCCCAGAAGAGGTCTTGTTCTGAAAGGACCACATCGGAGAAGTTTGGTTTTGAGGTTGTACCGATGTAATCATCATcttctctttgtttttcttcctcCAAATGAATGTTGTCCTCCAAGCAGTATAGGGTGTCTAGAAGGGGTTTTGGGTAATGGTGAGACATGTTTGTTCTAAGAAGAGGTTGTCCGGCGGTGCTGGTGAAGATGTTGGTTCATTGTAGAGGTGTCTCTGTGATGTAGTTTGATGGATTTGACATTGGAGAGGCTtcaagagaaaggaaaaagaaggaaaaaggagaGTGAGTGAGTGATACCATAAACTAAAGGCCCTTCTTATTTATTGATgatgggctttcttttttacaacttttttttttttaatttcttttccttcaaattCTTCTTTGTAACAAAAAGTTAAGTTTAATGATAATGCATAATTACGGAAAAATACTCACATTATCAAtctattaaaaattatcatctaatattttgtataatagatattaaaaaagTGAGTAAATCAACTAtcaactttatttcttaaagtaTGAGACATTATAAAATGGATAATATGTTGACAAAGGTGAGAAAACTATATCAATAGGTCATTTTTGCCCTTTTTACAGTCATATCTTAGCTAAATTATGTCATTAATCTTTTATgatgaataattaatattggtctgaagttaaaaaagaaaaaacaaaactcgaaattggtttttttcttgCTTAATTGTCACCTCGTCATTTCATAACGTAGCTATAGTGTAATAACTCGTGTGCTgcataaatattgaaatatacaTTGTCCATAACTTTATATTATTAcgtttttaattacttttaatcttttaaaatatttacaaaaaccgCTAATATGtgtgtataaatatttaaataaaaatacaaatgtcGAAAacgagtatttttaattttacgtaaacatatattaatatataagcatacatattgaattattttttatacaaaacagTTTTGGTACGATAGAGAGGTGTGATAGGATGATAAGGCCattggaaaaaataataactcaGACGATGGAACCATAACATTACGTACTCCCAATTTCTGTCCAAACTATCActctaattattatattatataaatgagattatattcattttgaaaataggtTTTATTATATCAAGTTAGtcttaaatttacattttaatatgaatttatttgttaaatgttACTTATTATTGGatcatttataaatatcttagtATGAGAAAAtgcattaaatatcaaaataaaattaaatataatcattttaggaacaaaattttataaatataaaatagactTAGATTCACTTTTTTAATACGATCTAAATTAgttctaataatttttatttttcaaattaatactCGTatcattaaaacaaatatacatcttggattttttttttattcttacgTATGAATATTGttggttgattttttttctttattattgggttgttatttattttggtatataacttcaaattaatatttttcgatgtactttaaattaatatcttacGTCTAGAGTTTtaattatactaaataaaaaaaaaacatgtatagCAAATTGAGGAATatgaatttctaaaatttaagagAGAAAGAAGCCAAAATCATGAatagaaaactatttttttttcactcttcaAAATAATTTTGCAATCAAATTACTATTAAATAAAACGGTATTGACagaaaaattctttttcatGCAAAACTAACAACACTGAGCCAAATGAATcagttttcttatttaaatttactttattatactgtaaaaataaaatatttaaagcaaacataaaaagaaaaaaagtttcacTTACTGTCACGTGATATCATTGAATATGATAGCATGacgaaataattaaatttagagatTACTTTTATGTATtgtcaatttaaatattttgtaccAAAATAAATCTTGATTAACTAAAACTTACAAATGTATGATGCaaactaaaactattattaGATGACAGTTTTTAAAGAAACATTTACATGCactgtaattaaattttaaatattattaaatttgttgtgtaaaaaaattatattgttagtctatataatataaaatttattgttattattattatcatcatcataatatttaaatgttaaaatgtattaaagcaGTTATTTAGGATTTAAATTCGTTTAAGGGAAATAATTAACAAAGCATGTCTTTAAATTAATGTCTACCCAAATTACGATTTTATACACAAAACCTTTTTCAAAGTATGTCTTTAATTTACTGTTtggataatttttatataaatacatagaaaaaaaattatgataagcTTTATAGTATGGATTAAATGTgtcttgtttttaaaattatcatgattttttaaagGAGACACCAAATTTTGAAGtgtataaagttttttttcttcaaaagtacttattgaataaataaaatttaatctatGCATaagttaaaatacttttttttcaaaaattactaGAAGAACAATTTTTGTGAATTAGATtgtgtttaaaataattgtgatttcttgaaattgttttacttttctattataAGTGTCTATCAAAAAGTCTGTCAAATATAACCTAAgcttgattaaaataaaattcagctTATTTGCTCTAACTCGTCTAGATCAATAGCGtttgaaaagaaggaaaaattattCTTTCATAAAAGTATTGAttcttaaatatatgtataGATTAATCAATTGATAAAAGgcttaatatctatttttgtcCCAATTTTTGTTCGAAATGgttccaatttttattttttgttcaatgtaatTCTAAAGattgtaatttatgttcaatttggtcctttttatgttcaatttagttctttttaaaaACTCTGTGAACCACaaataaagactaaattgaacagaAATTACGTTTCTTAGGattacattgaaaaaaaaaggactaaaatgaACACAAATTACATTCTTGAGgactacattaaaaaaaaatgaggaccatTTTAAATATTCCTAACAAAATTTGGGACCtagtattaaaccttaaaaaacaattatattaaaaatagcttattatttacataaaaataacttaactttatttatatgaCAAACGCTTATTCAATAAACAATAGTTGTTCACCAAAACATATACAAACTTCTCTGGGAAGAGAATCAAACATAACCTAAATTCTTGGTATTTATAAGTCACTCTCATgaaatctaataatataatcaaaagGGTTCTAATTATTACTTAAATATAAGATTTCAATTTAcgagaataatttatttttccaattcGGTATATGATGAGAAATTATTTTGTGCTgaccataaataaaataaaaaagaaattatagagaaaggaaaaagtttgTAGCAGAGTGGAAATTCAGAAGCATGCGTGTAGTTAATTTTCTGAGATGATAGGTTgctttctcttttatatattttttcttgtttcgaAATCTTTTACATCTTTTTAAAGGCTCAATCTCCAATAAACAAAGTGGGGGCAAGCTGGgcaaacaaagaaagaaatgcAGAGAGAATAGAAGAGAAGAGGTTGCTATAACtaccaattaattattttttatcttttatagaTTGGTGTTAATATTCATCACTAATTACTTTCATTAAATGACAAATCTCTTATAATCTTTATGTTTATTGTATATcttttataatctttaatattaatgttttttcctgtcttatattttgacactaaataCATGTAATATGAtcttgataaaataataaattattaaattaaactaggtaGGTTGATAAGTTAATACGACTTATTATGagtttaatttaacaaattggATTTTACATAAATTGggttgaaaattaatttatatattacagttttttcaaattcaattttattcaaaatcacGATGAATCAAGTTGGTTCTCAAATTATAATCTATTTTGACAGTATTATTTAAACTGAAAGGGTTGAAATTgctttaaatgtatttttttaaatgggaaaccaaatttaaaatccAAACTCATCAttcacatttatataaaattattttaaataatttttttgtttcacaTCTAAACgatgaatttaaatatattaaaaatttaaatatgaattttaagttttaaattgtaaaagttttaaatgttgaacaactaatagaaaatatatatgtttattatttcaagattttaaatttgatagtatgttttttttatatatataaatttcattcgtatttcattaatatttgctttttaaatacattttttgaaaaacctattaaaatgtgtatgttttgtgaaaggaaaattaaaatgaatctaAGGCGATGATGGATATAACATCTGATAGTGTGGTGGTTTCCAGCCACACCATATTTGCAACAAACTACTTTTTCTCATTGCTCTTACACACACCACACTTTAGCACCTAACTTAGGTTGTCCTCCTTATTCACGGACCAACTTGTTTCAATTGTGGAACATGCTCTTCaacttttactttcttttcataAGTTTTTCAGTTTTCTTAATATTAGCAGTGTATATTAAGTTTctaaataaaacatttgaaaatcctttatcaattaaaaataaataatatcaatttaaaatatataaatcttattttataaattaattttgtaaaattaaattaaatttaaaatttattactaatataatatcaaatataaattagaatacataatttattaggTTTACAataagaaagttttttttttaaattcaatcataatgaaatttgaatctaattatgtaaaaaaattcacattattttttatcaaaaatttcaagataataaattagtgatgtattatcttttcatttttatttaatataaaacttagatttacaattaaaattttattaatattttaagatttgaaaatgttgtattagatagattttaaatatataaagtgaTGTTTACACCtcgtttatatattataatttagtcttatttttaattggtgTTAACTTTTAACATAAGTATAATTAGAAGGATTTTGatattcttataataaaatgtgATCACTTTATTaacctatttaaatttatatttaaaaaatatttaaaataaatcgataataaattatcacgttgtcaaaaaattgtaaaaagaatttgatattaaaaagcTAATGAGTTAATTTAGAGTTGTAATGAGAAGATAATGATGAATTTTGTATGGTTTGGTATGTAAGCGTAGAGTTTGTAGAGACAAAAAGAGGAACTGAGAGTTGAGTGTGGTCAAAGTCCTAACAGTGTGAAGAAGCAGAAAGTGGTTCATCATTTGCTTGTTTCagaatataaatcaaaattaattactttattggGACTCATAAATCCTTTCTGCTGCTGTTGCAGTTGCAGGTGCAGGCGCAGG contains these protein-coding regions:
- the LOC106763949 gene encoding cyclin-D3-1 codes for the protein MSHHYPKPLLDTLYCLEDNIHLEEEKQREDDDYIGTTSKPNFSDVVLSEQDLFWDTQELSSLLAKENLNNLSISLPNNPSLASSRGEAVDWILKLNLHHSFSTLTALLAVNYLDRFLFTLRFQNDKPWLTQLVAVACLSLAAKVEETHVPLFVDLQVGESKYLFEAKTVKRMEILVLSTLGWKMNPVTPLSFLDYITRKLGLKGHLCLEFLRRCETVLLSVFADSRFMSFLPSVLATATMMRVVSVVEPGLGEEYQDQLLGILGIDKEKVKECYKVMMEVVSGKSEEGKRGNLKKRKFECIQCSRNDVMEGSFSCDSSCDSLKKSRSQDQLLLKHSNSDFLTIPR
- the LOC106763761 gene encoding uncharacterized protein LOC106763761, which translates into the protein MAARHFLLHRLRLCSFQGFQVAPPQGHRLWCSATLSPEEATENASGGIHTRCSDVEVDEPEWMDKEENIVRDIEPIVKLTRHILFSPRYKNGELLTMEDERAITENVLIYHPYYEDKIGSGLFAIMVSGVNDMHD